In Dyadobacter sp. NIV53, a single window of DNA contains:
- the clpB gene encoding ATP-dependent chaperone ClpB has product MNFNQYTIKAQEVIQHAAQMAQGNQQQAIETGHVLKSILEEDPNTSLFILNQLNISPEILNTRLQKILESYPHVSGGQPYLGNDMAAASGKAQNYLKEFGDEFISIELLILGILSGKDSTATMMKEVGFKEKDLINAIKELRGKNNPVKDQNAEAKYRSLERYSKNLNELAKSGKIDPVIGRDEEIRRVLQILSRRTKNNPILIGEPGVGKTAIVEGLAQRIVQGDVPENLKSKIVVSLDMGLLIAGAKYKGEFEERLKAVIKEVTDSEGEIVLFIDEIHTLVGAGGGGESAMDAANLLKPALARGELHAIGATTLKEYQKYMEKDKALERRFQVVVVDEPSIPDAISILRGIKEKYELHHGVRIQDDAVIAAVELSSRYISDRFLPDKAIDLMDEAASKLRLEMDSVPEELDEMNRRIMQLEIEREAIRRENNKDKETILNKEIADLSETRNALKAQWENEKGKVNEVRSLKEQSEQLRLEAEQAERSGDFGKVAEIRYGRIPEVNAKLAELQKAENTESLMQEEITPENIAEVVAKWTGIPVSKMLQSDREKLLQLEAHLHQRVAGQDEAIEMVSDAVRRSRAGLQDAKKPIGSFLFLGPTGVGKTELAKTLAEYLFNDENAMVRIDMSEYQERHAVSRLVGAPPGYVGYDEGGQLTEAVRRKPYSVILLDEIEKAHPDVWNILLQVLDEGRLTDNKGRVANFKNSIIIMTSNIGSHIIQEKYAEDEGWNHTLIVEEAKRAVLDLLKASVRPEFLNRIDEIVLFEPLSMKNIRKIVDIQFKSIQSMLMEQGVTLDATDEALTKLSEEGFDPAFGARPLKRVLQRQILNELSKGILSGQVAKDSVIMMELNSKGDLIFENVGGVEI; this is encoded by the coding sequence ATGAATTTTAACCAATATACCATCAAGGCGCAGGAAGTTATACAGCATGCTGCGCAAATGGCCCAGGGAAACCAACAACAGGCTATTGAAACGGGTCATGTATTAAAATCAATTTTAGAAGAAGATCCGAATACTTCTCTGTTCATTCTTAATCAGTTAAATATAAGTCCTGAGATACTGAATACGCGACTGCAGAAGATTTTGGAGAGTTATCCGCATGTAAGCGGTGGCCAGCCATATTTAGGCAATGATATGGCCGCAGCAAGCGGTAAAGCGCAGAATTATCTGAAGGAATTCGGTGATGAATTCATAAGCATTGAACTTCTTATATTGGGTATTCTGAGTGGAAAAGATTCCACCGCTACCATGATGAAAGAAGTAGGTTTTAAGGAAAAAGATTTGATTAACGCCATAAAAGAACTGAGAGGTAAAAATAATCCCGTGAAAGATCAAAATGCAGAAGCAAAGTATCGTTCTCTGGAACGGTACAGTAAAAATTTGAATGAACTGGCTAAATCCGGTAAGATTGACCCGGTAATTGGCCGTGATGAAGAAATACGTCGTGTATTACAAATTTTAAGTCGTCGCACCAAAAATAATCCGATCCTTATAGGTGAGCCGGGTGTTGGTAAAACAGCTATCGTCGAGGGCCTGGCGCAAAGAATTGTACAAGGTGATGTACCTGAAAACCTTAAATCCAAAATCGTTGTATCCCTGGATATGGGATTGCTGATCGCTGGTGCCAAATACAAAGGTGAATTCGAAGAACGGCTGAAAGCAGTTATTAAAGAAGTCACGGATTCCGAAGGTGAGATTGTACTTTTTATTGATGAAATCCACACATTGGTGGGTGCAGGTGGCGGCGGTGAAAGTGCGATGGATGCGGCTAATCTGCTGAAACCGGCATTAGCACGTGGTGAATTGCACGCAATTGGCGCTACTACGCTGAAAGAGTATCAGAAATACATGGAAAAGGATAAAGCACTGGAACGCCGTTTCCAGGTTGTGGTAGTGGATGAACCAAGTATTCCGGACGCTATAAGTATCCTGCGTGGTATTAAAGAAAAATATGAACTGCATCATGGTGTGCGAATTCAGGATGATGCGGTTATAGCGGCCGTTGAACTTTCAAGCCGTTATATCAGTGATCGTTTTTTACCGGATAAAGCCATTGATTTAATGGACGAAGCGGCTTCCAAATTGCGCCTGGAAATGGACAGCGTACCGGAAGAACTTGATGAGATGAACCGCCGGATCATGCAGCTGGAAATTGAACGCGAAGCTATCCGCCGTGAAAACAATAAGGATAAGGAAACGATTCTGAACAAAGAAATTGCTGATCTGAGTGAAACCCGGAATGCGTTGAAAGCACAGTGGGAAAACGAAAAAGGAAAAGTAAATGAAGTCCGTTCCCTTAAAGAACAATCTGAACAATTAAGACTGGAAGCTGAACAGGCTGAGCGTTCGGGTGATTTTGGCAAAGTAGCTGAAATACGTTACGGACGGATTCCGGAGGTGAACGCAAAACTGGCCGAATTACAGAAAGCAGAAAATACCGAAAGCCTGATGCAGGAGGAGATTACGCCTGAAAATATTGCTGAGGTAGTTGCCAAATGGACAGGAATCCCGGTTAGTAAAATGCTTCAGAGCGACAGAGAAAAATTGCTGCAGCTGGAAGCACATCTACATCAGCGCGTTGCCGGACAGGATGAAGCGATAGAAATGGTTTCAGATGCAGTAAGACGTAGCCGGGCCGGATTGCAGGATGCAAAAAAACCGATCGGAAGTTTCCTGTTTCTTGGGCCAACGGGTGTAGGTAAAACTGAACTGGCAAAAACACTGGCGGAATATCTGTTCAATGATGAGAATGCGATGGTACGTATCGACATGAGCGAATATCAGGAGAGGCACGCTGTAAGCCGTTTGGTGGGGGCTCCTCCGGGATATGTGGGTTATGACGAAGGCGGACAATTGACAGAGGCTGTACGCCGGAAACCATACAGCGTTATTCTTTTGGACGAGATCGAAAAAGCACATCCGGATGTCTGGAATATTTTATTGCAGGTTTTGGATGAAGGCCGGCTGACTGATAATAAAGGCCGCGTAGCCAATTTCAAAAATTCGATCATTATTATGACTTCTAATATCGGCAGTCATATTATTCAGGAAAAATACGCAGAAGACGAAGGCTGGAACCATACATTAATTGTTGAAGAAGCCAAACGGGCGGTGCTCGATCTTCTGAAAGCATCAGTCCGCCCTGAGTTTCTTAATCGTATCGATGAGATCGTCCTTTTTGAACCATTATCTATGAAGAACATTCGTAAGATTGTTGATATTCAGTTCAAAAGCATTCAAAGTATGCTGATGGAACAGGGAGTTACGCTGGATGCAACTGACGAAGCGCTTACAAAACTCAGTGAGGAAGGATTTGATCCTGCTTTCGGAGCGCGTCCTTTAAAACGTGTATTGCAACGTCAGATCCTGAATGAACTTTCAAAAGGTATATTAAGCGGACAGGTTGCCAAGGATTCTGTCATCATGATGGAGCTTAATTCAAAGGGTGATCTGATATTTGAAAATGTCGGTGGCGTAGAGATATAA
- a CDS encoding DJ-1/PfpI family protein translates to MLFHPLKDFVKGWNRVDWGQTHKVDVPLQLARSEYYDALVLPGGVMSVDSLRLNLTAIEFVRSFFLSNKPVAAICHGPQLLIDADVVNGRTLTSFASIRIDLENAGATWIDRKVITHNGLITSRNADDITAFTDQILKEFNFAMHH, encoded by the coding sequence ATGTTATTTCACCCACTTAAAGATTTTGTGAAAGGCTGGAACAGGGTTGACTGGGGACAAACACATAAAGTAGATGTACCGTTGCAATTAGCGCGCTCAGAGTATTACGACGCGCTGGTATTACCAGGCGGGGTAATGAGTGTAGATTCATTAAGGCTGAATCTGACGGCAATAGAATTTGTACGTTCATTTTTCTTATCCAATAAACCGGTAGCTGCTATATGCCATGGCCCGCAATTATTGATCGACGCCGACGTCGTGAACGGAAGGACACTTACTTCTTTTGCTTCTATAAGGATTGATCTGGAAAATGCAGGCGCCACCTGGATAGACAGAAAAGTTATTACACACAATGGCCTGATCACAAGCCGTAATGCGGACGATATTACGGCATTTACTGATCAGATTTTGAAGGAATTTAATTTTGCAATGCATCATTGA
- a CDS encoding ATP-binding cassette domain-containing protein: MTAIIIQDVSVRKYETTVLTNISWNIEPGENWAITGPNGAGKTILLDIIAGKWPVWKGKIKYAWDQPLREMIELVSNDYSFNRIVSAGAEYYQQRFHAYEAERAPTLRAVLTDQLKPVGTINENSVKLPPSKVDQDNLDKISKLLSLTHLLDHPFVTLSNGETRRMLIAKSLLKNPRILLLDNAFSGLDVHSREVLRNALDTLSLSGVTIIMATTATEIPPCITNVLELNAGHIERISAVREFKKQAIGSHHLPKPDPAKLLHFGQPVFTNFENTLDLRNITVRYGNEQILNGINWKIRKGEKWALSGANGSGKSTLLSIITADNPQRFANDFDLFDKKRGGTGASIWDIKQQIGHVSPELHLYFPRNTTVFKTIASGFFDATGVFFKKLTDIQTERVHEVAELLHVHELIEKDFSQLSKGQQRLVLLARALVKNPPLLILDEPCQGLDTEAIEYFKSVVDAICESPERTLIYVSHYLNEIPGCVTRFIKLEAGKVVEKIE, translated from the coding sequence ATGACTGCCATTATCATTCAAGATGTTTCCGTTCGTAAATATGAGACCACAGTATTAACTAATATTTCCTGGAATATTGAGCCTGGTGAGAATTGGGCTATAACTGGCCCCAACGGAGCAGGCAAGACTATTTTGCTAGATATTATTGCAGGGAAATGGCCGGTTTGGAAGGGGAAAATAAAATACGCCTGGGATCAGCCTTTGCGCGAAATGATTGAATTGGTTTCCAATGATTATTCATTTAACCGGATCGTAAGTGCGGGTGCAGAATATTACCAGCAACGTTTTCATGCTTACGAGGCCGAACGCGCACCCACTTTGCGGGCTGTATTAACCGACCAGCTCAAACCGGTTGGTACGATCAATGAAAACTCAGTAAAGCTTCCACCTTCAAAAGTTGACCAGGACAATCTTGATAAAATCAGTAAATTGCTTTCCTTAACGCATTTACTGGATCATCCGTTTGTTACGCTTTCCAATGGTGAAACACGCCGCATGTTAATTGCCAAATCTTTACTAAAAAATCCACGTATACTATTGCTGGACAACGCATTCAGCGGGTTGGATGTACATTCCAGGGAAGTACTTCGTAATGCACTGGATACACTCTCGTTATCGGGTGTTACGATCATTATGGCTACAACTGCTACGGAAATTCCACCTTGTATTACTAATGTCCTGGAATTAAATGCAGGTCATATTGAAAGAATTTCAGCGGTCCGGGAGTTCAAAAAACAGGCTATCGGGTCACATCATTTGCCCAAACCTGATCCTGCTAAACTTTTGCATTTCGGTCAGCCTGTTTTTACAAATTTCGAAAACACACTTGATCTCCGCAACATTACTGTGCGTTATGGCAACGAGCAAATCCTAAACGGCATCAACTGGAAAATCCGTAAGGGAGAAAAATGGGCGCTATCCGGCGCAAATGGCTCCGGAAAATCAACATTGCTAAGTATCATCACTGCCGATAATCCGCAACGTTTTGCGAATGATTTTGATCTGTTCGATAAAAAACGAGGTGGGACAGGCGCTTCTATCTGGGATATCAAACAGCAGATCGGTCATGTTTCACCAGAACTGCATCTTTATTTTCCAAGAAATACAACTGTTTTCAAAACCATAGCATCAGGTTTTTTCGATGCAACCGGGGTCTTTTTCAAGAAACTCACTGACATCCAAACAGAACGGGTTCATGAAGTGGCAGAATTGCTTCATGTCCATGAGCTGATAGAAAAAGATTTTTCACAATTATCAAAAGGCCAGCAGCGATTGGTATTGCTGGCAAGGGCTTTGGTTAAAAATCCTCCGTTACTAATTCTGGATGAACCTTGTCAGGGACTGGATACGGAAGCGATCGAATATTTTAAATCAGTAGTTGATGCTATTTGTGAATCTCCGGAGAGAACGTTGATTTATGTTTCGCATTATCTGAATGAAATTCCAGGTTGTGTTACCAGGTTTATAAAGCTGGAAGCTGGAAAAGTAGTGGAAAAAATTGAGTAA
- the porQ gene encoding type IX secretion system protein PorQ encodes MRRIGWCFYFLTGFLFILTGITIAQPTGGRNKLDFLQLPTQAKSTALGTNHFTISGNDPVLFLQNPALLDSTKSDNVSVNLMPYLADTKFVNLAYSKSLKKSGGTWAVGLQYLNYGTMQETDDIGNVIGEFRAADYGLSAGYGHTIGAFTLGATAKLVASSIESYTVWGLAMDYSGLFKHPGQDMTIGFVVKNLGFLKQNFTSISDPVLPLDIRAGITFKPEYMPVRFSATVHHLNKFDMVYNDPNLFYTYNTNGNKTPRKVGVAEKLGRHLSIGTELLIHPHFRVLLGYDHLRRQELKLTDKGAFTGFSFGAWLRIKRFEVSYGRAQYTPGFGSSSLSIVMNLKNGFSVERVAPKRVL; translated from the coding sequence ATGAGGCGTATTGGCTGGTGCTTTTATTTTTTAACAGGATTCTTATTTATACTTACAGGAATCACCATTGCTCAGCCAACCGGCGGAAGAAATAAACTTGACTTTCTGCAATTGCCAACCCAGGCAAAAAGCACAGCACTTGGTACCAATCATTTTACCATTTCAGGTAACGACCCCGTTTTGTTTTTACAAAATCCTGCTCTTCTGGACTCCACCAAATCAGATAATGTTTCTGTAAACCTGATGCCTTATCTGGCTGATACAAAATTCGTAAATCTGGCTTACAGCAAAAGCCTGAAAAAATCAGGCGGAACCTGGGCCGTTGGGTTGCAATATCTCAACTATGGTACGATGCAGGAAACGGATGATATTGGAAATGTGATCGGGGAATTCAGGGCCGCGGACTATGGCTTGTCGGCCGGATACGGGCATACGATAGGGGCATTCACATTGGGTGCGACGGCCAAGCTTGTCGCTTCGTCGATAGAATCCTATACTGTTTGGGGGCTTGCAATGGATTATAGCGGGCTTTTTAAACATCCGGGACAGGATATGACAATTGGATTTGTTGTTAAGAATCTGGGCTTCCTGAAACAAAATTTTACCAGCATTTCTGATCCTGTTTTACCATTGGATATACGTGCAGGAATTACTTTTAAGCCGGAATATATGCCTGTACGGTTCTCGGCAACGGTTCATCATCTCAATAAATTTGATATGGTTTATAATGACCCGAACCTCTTTTACACCTACAATACCAACGGAAATAAAACACCTCGCAAAGTTGGCGTAGCCGAAAAATTGGGAAGGCACTTGTCCATCGGCACCGAACTTTTGATCCACCCACATTTTCGTGTATTGCTCGGTTATGATCACCTTCGGAGACAGGAACTGAAGCTGACGGACAAAGGCGCATTCACCGGATTTTCATTTGGAGCCTGGTTACGGATCAAAAGATTTGAAGTCAGTTATGGCCGTGCACAATACACTCCGGGTTTTGGAAGCAGTTCTTTGTCTATTGTAATGAACCTGAAAAACGGCTTTTCGGTGGAACGTGTGGCACCTAAACGGGTTTTATGA
- a CDS encoding acyl-CoA carboxylase subunit beta — MESKSASISKKELLDKKNAEASLGGGIKRIEAQHAKGKLTARERISVLVDRDSFEEIGKFVMHRSKDFGLDKEHYLGDGVVTGYGKINGRLTYIFAQDFTVFGGSLSETHAEKICKIMDMAMKNGAPVVGLNDSGGARIQEGVLSLAGYADIFYKNTLASGVVPQISAVMGPCAGGAVYSPAITDFILMVENTSYMFVTGPNVVKTVTHEDVTSEELGGAMTHATKSGVTHFVAPNEVECLLAIRKLLSYVPQNCEDDAPRLSYQENNESRPVLSGIIPDHPNQPYDMREIIFEVADHESFFEVHAHFAENIVVGFARIAGRSIGIVANQPAVLAGVLDINASQKAARFVRFCDCFNIPLLVLEDVPGFLPGTDQEWNGIITNGAKLLYAFCEATVPRITVITRKAYGGAYDVMNSKHIGADLNFAWPGAEIAVMGASGAAEIIFKREIAEAENPAEKLKEKVDEYTRKFANPYRAAHRGYIDEVIYPEQTREKLIRGFAMLENKVDVLPKKKHGNIPL, encoded by the coding sequence ATGGAATCCAAATCTGCCTCAATTTCAAAAAAAGAGCTTTTAGATAAAAAAAACGCAGAAGCAAGTCTTGGCGGAGGCATTAAACGAATTGAAGCACAGCATGCAAAAGGAAAATTAACGGCCCGGGAGCGTATTTCAGTATTGGTAGACAGAGATTCGTTTGAAGAAATAGGCAAATTTGTAATGCACCGCAGCAAAGACTTTGGATTGGACAAGGAGCATTATCTGGGAGACGGAGTAGTAACCGGATATGGTAAAATAAACGGCCGCCTTACCTACATTTTCGCTCAGGATTTCACAGTATTTGGCGGTTCCTTATCAGAAACACACGCCGAAAAAATCTGCAAGATCATGGATATGGCTATGAAAAACGGCGCTCCTGTCGTTGGATTGAATGATTCAGGAGGTGCGCGAATTCAGGAAGGCGTACTTTCCCTGGCGGGATATGCTGATATTTTTTATAAAAATACCCTTGCTTCAGGTGTTGTTCCTCAAATTTCAGCAGTAATGGGGCCATGTGCTGGTGGAGCAGTGTATTCTCCTGCGATTACAGATTTCATTTTGATGGTAGAAAATACGAGTTACATGTTCGTAACCGGGCCTAATGTAGTCAAAACCGTTACCCATGAGGATGTTACATCGGAAGAACTGGGTGGCGCAATGACACACGCAACCAAATCAGGTGTAACACATTTTGTTGCTCCCAATGAGGTAGAATGTCTTTTGGCGATCAGAAAATTACTGAGCTACGTTCCCCAAAATTGTGAAGACGACGCTCCCCGCCTATCCTATCAGGAAAACAATGAATCCCGTCCGGTTTTGTCCGGTATCATTCCTGATCATCCAAACCAGCCTTATGATATGCGGGAAATAATTTTCGAGGTAGCCGATCATGAAAGTTTCTTTGAGGTGCATGCGCATTTTGCAGAGAACATTGTAGTAGGTTTTGCAAGAATTGCGGGCAGAAGTATTGGGATTGTTGCTAATCAGCCTGCTGTTCTGGCGGGCGTGCTGGATATTAATGCAAGCCAGAAAGCTGCACGGTTTGTAAGGTTCTGCGATTGTTTTAATATCCCGTTATTGGTACTGGAAGATGTACCTGGCTTTTTACCCGGAACAGATCAGGAATGGAACGGAATTATCACCAACGGGGCCAAATTGTTGTATGCATTTTGCGAAGCAACCGTACCGCGCATTACCGTCATTACACGCAAAGCATACGGCGGGGCTTACGATGTCATGAATTCAAAACATATTGGAGCAGATCTTAATTTTGCATGGCCAGGTGCAGAAATTGCGGTAATGGGCGCCAGTGGTGCAGCAGAAATTATCTTCAAAAGGGAAATTGCCGAAGCTGAAAACCCAGCTGAAAAACTGAAAGAAAAAGTAGATGAATACACCAGAAAATTCGCCAATCCATACCGTGCCGCACACCGGGGTTATATTGATGAAGTAATATATCCGGAACAAACGCGCGAAAAACTGATCCGTGGTTTTGCAATGCTTGAAAATAAAGTGGATGTCCTTCCCAAAAAGAAACACGGAAATATCCCTTTGTGA
- a CDS encoding Gfo/Idh/MocA family oxidoreductase, protein MKEKKGTSASRRNFIKGSLATLATFSIVPRHVLGKGFIAPSDQLTKAIVGVGSMGRGHIPYAGTKVVALCDVDKKHLETAAGMVEKGVKTFSDYRELIQLPEIDIVHVATPPHWHGIIAADAARAGKDVWCEKPMTRTIGEGKKLIEAVQQHGRIFRLNTWFRFEDNFYGMKTTVKPIKKLVQSGMLGWPLKVTVSKHTGFDWKFYWVGKTNNAPEPVPAELDYEMWLGPAPYKPYSAHRVHQTFRGYWDYDGGGLGDMGQHYIDPIQYFLGKDDTSPVSVEIDAPQQHTEAVGTWRRITYTYADGCQIVLDGEGKDENVPYIEGPKGKLYPNFQSDIQDIEKKLAAFPDPEPQVTDFVDAVKNRKKFALNEENGHRSCTIVNMGLIALRLGRSLKFDPDKQEFIDDEGANRLVNQPMRGPWTI, encoded by the coding sequence ATGAAAGAAAAGAAAGGCACTTCTGCATCCAGGAGAAACTTTATTAAAGGTTCTCTGGCAACGCTGGCCACATTTTCAATTGTTCCCCGCCACGTATTGGGAAAAGGATTTATTGCTCCAAGTGACCAGTTAACCAAAGCCATTGTGGGAGTTGGTTCAATGGGCCGCGGGCATATCCCTTATGCCGGAACCAAAGTTGTAGCTCTTTGTGATGTTGATAAAAAACATTTGGAAACAGCAGCAGGAATGGTCGAGAAAGGTGTTAAAACGTTTTCTGATTACCGTGAACTAATCCAGCTTCCTGAAATTGACATTGTCCACGTTGCAACTCCTCCTCACTGGCACGGAATCATAGCTGCTGATGCAGCGCGCGCCGGAAAAGATGTCTGGTGTGAAAAACCTATGACCCGCACCATCGGTGAAGGAAAAAAACTAATAGAAGCAGTTCAGCAGCATGGAAGGATATTCCGGCTAAATACCTGGTTCCGCTTTGAGGATAATTTTTACGGTATGAAAACGACTGTAAAACCAATCAAAAAATTGGTACAAAGCGGCATGTTGGGATGGCCTTTGAAAGTGACCGTTAGCAAGCATACCGGTTTCGACTGGAAATTTTACTGGGTGGGCAAAACCAACAATGCACCTGAACCCGTACCGGCTGAACTGGACTATGAAATGTGGCTTGGACCAGCTCCTTACAAACCATATAGCGCCCACCGTGTTCACCAGACTTTCCGCGGATACTGGGATTATGATGGAGGTGGATTGGGTGATATGGGACAGCATTACATAGATCCGATCCAGTACTTTTTGGGAAAAGATGATACGAGTCCAGTGAGTGTGGAAATTGACGCACCACAGCAGCACACCGAAGCAGTAGGCACCTGGCGCCGGATCACTTATACCTATGCAGATGGTTGCCAGATCGTACTGGATGGTGAAGGTAAAGATGAAAATGTGCCATATATAGAAGGGCCAAAAGGAAAACTTTATCCTAATTTCCAATCCGACATTCAGGATATTGAAAAGAAACTGGCTGCCTTTCCTGATCCGGAACCACAAGTGACGGATTTTGTGGATGCTGTTAAAAACAGGAAAAAATTTGCATTGAATGAAGAAAACGGGCACCGTTCATGTACCATTGTAAATATGGGACTGATTGCACTTCGCCTCGGCCGTTCATTAAAATTTGATCCGGACAAACAGGAATTTATTGACGACGAAGGTGCAAACCGGCTTGTCAATCAGCCAATGCGCGGCCCGTGGACTATTTAA